One Alphaproteobacteria bacterium LSUCC0396 genomic region harbors:
- a CDS encoding SDR family NAD(P)-dependent oxidoreductase, with product MANAGLSLFDIAGKTALITGGGSGLGQFMAKALAEAGANIYLVGRREDRLKASLGSHDGAVFPLDLVERDATDRLFEMVTAQGRQPDIIVNAAGINPRRPADEISESEWHYTVDLNLNVPFLVSQKFVPSMKQAGWGRIINIASLQSTRAFENGIAYGAAKGGILQLTRAMAQAWSPHGITANALAPGFFPTELTAPVFADQAAAQRLANATAIGRNGVLEDMRGPLLFLASDASGYVTGQSIAVDGGFTAK from the coding sequence TTGGCTAATGCTGGCTTGAGCCTATTTGATATCGCTGGCAAAACGGCCCTGATAACCGGTGGCGGCAGTGGCCTTGGCCAGTTTATGGCAAAGGCGCTGGCCGAAGCTGGGGCGAACATCTACCTCGTTGGGCGGCGTGAAGACAGATTAAAAGCAAGTCTTGGCAGTCACGACGGGGCGGTATTTCCGCTTGATCTGGTTGAACGCGATGCGACGGATCGTTTGTTTGAGATGGTCACGGCACAAGGCAGGCAGCCTGACATCATCGTCAATGCTGCCGGTATTAACCCGCGTCGGCCGGCAGATGAAATTTCCGAGTCCGAATGGCATTACACGGTCGATCTGAATTTGAATGTTCCGTTTCTGGTTAGCCAGAAATTTGTCCCCTCTATGAAACAGGCGGGGTGGGGACGAATTATCAATATCGCCTCTTTGCAATCCACCCGTGCTTTTGAAAATGGCATTGCCTATGGTGCAGCCAAAGGCGGTATCTTGCAGCTTACTCGTGCGATGGCACAGGCATGGTCGCCCCACGGTATTACCGCTAATGCGCTGGCGCCCGGGTTTTTCCCGACGGAATTGACCGCGCCGGTTTTTGCCGATCAGGCGGCGGCGCAAAGGCTGGCAAATGCAACCGCGATTGGGCGGAATGGGGTGCTTGAGGATATGCGGGGGCCATTGCTGTTTCTGGCGTCAGATGCCAGCGGCTATG
- the hisD gene encoding histidinol dehydrogenase translates to MTVTYLKKAAKTPQTGSDETRNIVADMLAKIEAGGEAAALAFGRDLDGYGGDAIVSDEVISAAAATVSPQLKDDIQFAYDRVTKFAKAQLASISEFETELSPGLWAGQKLIPIETAGCYVPGGRYAHVASAIMSIATAKVAGVNHVVACTAPHGKEGPNPAIIYAMNLCGADTILSLGGVQGIASMAFGLFTGKPARILVGPGNRFVAEAKRMLYGRVGIDMFAGPTEIAVIADDSADAAVVAEDLVSQAEHGPDSPAWLITTSRQLADDVMAQMDRHINALPETARNAATVAWRDYGEVILCDTDEEAAQVSDEYAAEHLEIHTSKDEWYTARLKNYGSLFIGEETTVTYGDKCSGTNHILPTKGAAHYTGGLSVHKYLKIVTTQRMTKEANREVGQAAARISRLEGMEGHARAADVRLRKYFPGENLG, encoded by the coding sequence ATGACGGTAACTTATTTGAAGAAGGCGGCAAAAACCCCGCAAACTGGCAGTGATGAAACTCGTAATATTGTTGCTGATATGCTTGCTAAAATTGAGGCTGGCGGCGAAGCGGCCGCGCTTGCCTTTGGGCGGGATCTTGATGGCTATGGCGGTGATGCGATTGTAAGTGATGAGGTGATTTCGGCGGCGGCGGCAACAGTATCGCCGCAGTTAAAGGACGATATTCAATTTGCCTATGACAGGGTGACGAAATTTGCCAAGGCGCAGCTGGCGTCGATCAGTGAATTTGAAACCGAATTATCGCCCGGATTATGGGCGGGACAAAAATTAATTCCGATTGAAACGGCTGGCTGTTATGTGCCGGGCGGACGCTATGCCCATGTGGCCTCGGCGATTATGTCAATTGCCACGGCCAAGGTGGCGGGGGTTAATCATGTGGTCGCCTGTACCGCGCCGCATGGCAAGGAAGGCCCAAATCCGGCGATCATTTATGCGATGAACCTATGTGGAGCCGATACCATTCTGTCGCTTGGCGGCGTTCAGGGCATTGCCTCGATGGCCTTTGGATTATTTACCGGCAAACCGGCGCGCATTCTGGTCGGGCCGGGCAACCGGTTTGTTGCCGAGGCAAAACGGATGCTCTATGGCCGTGTCGGTATTGATATGTTTGCGGGCCCAACCGAAATTGCGGTGATTGCTGATGATAGCGCTGATGCGGCGGTGGTTGCTGAAGACCTTGTCAGTCAGGCCGAACATGGCCCAGACTCGCCTGCATGGCTGATTACAACATCGCGCCAGCTGGCTGATGATGTGATGGCGCAAATGGATCGTCACATTAATGCCTTGCCAGAAACTGCGCGTAATGCTGCAACCGTGGCATGGCGCGATTACGGCGAGGTGATTTTGTGTGATACTGACGAAGAAGCGGCACAAGTGTCGGATGAATATGCCGCCGAACATCTCGAAATTCATACAAGCAAGGATGAATGGTATACCGCACGTCTAAAAAATTACGGATCGCTGTTTATTGGTGAAGAAACCACGGTGACTTACGGCGATAAATGTTCAGGCACAAACCATATCCTGCCAACCAAGGGTGCAGCGCATTACACTGGCGGTCTTTCGGTTCATAAATATCTGAAAATTGTTACAACGCAGCGCATGACCAAAGAGGCTAATCGCGAGGTTGGACAGGCGGCCGCGCGAATTTCGCGGCTGGAAGGTATGGAAGGCCATGCCCGTGCGGCTGATGTGCGGTTGCGCAAATATTTCCCCGGAGAAAATCTTGGCTAA
- a CDS encoding YjbE family putative metal transport protein (Members of this highly hydrophobic protein family,regularly are found preceded by the yybP-ykoY manganese riboswitch (see RF00080). A metal cation transport function is proposed.): MNISGLDFTQYGIAEVTDIAQIIFADIILSGDNALVIGMAAAGLAAKQRKRAIAIGMAVAAILRIVFAVVAAQLLAIKGILLIGGGLLAWVCYRFYYDLKEFNSTATNGADGAAPGEAGTDKPAEKTFGRALVTILVADVSMSIDNIVAVAAIARDNTALLIFGLGLAIAFMAFSASLIMRVMIRYRWLSYLGLWFLIYLTVTMIYDGLIDLGVITAIF, from the coding sequence ATGAATATCAGCGGGCTTGATTTTACCCAATATGGTATCGCCGAAGTAACCGATATTGCGCAGATCATTTTCGCCGACATCATCTTGTCGGGCGATAATGCGCTGGTGATCGGTATGGCGGCGGCGGGGTTGGCCGCCAAGCAACGCAAACGTGCGATTGCGATTGGCATGGCAGTGGCGGCGATATTGCGCATTGTGTTTGCTGTTGTTGCCGCACAATTGCTGGCAATCAAGGGCATTCTCTTGATCGGTGGCGGGTTGCTTGCGTGGGTCTGTTACCGGTTTTATTACGACTTGAAAGAATTCAACAGCACCGCCACAAACGGGGCGGACGGGGCCGCGCCGGGGGAAGCTGGAACAGACAAGCCCGCGGAAAAAACGTTTGGCCGTGCCTTGGTGACCATTTTGGTCGCTGATGTGTCAATGTCGATTGATAATATTGTCGCGGTGGCGGCGATTGCCCGCGATAACACAGCGCTTTTGATCTTTGGCCTTGGGCTGGCGATCGCCTTTATGGCGTTCAGCGCCTCACTAATTATGCGGGTGATGATCAGGTATCGGTGGCTGTCTTATCTGGGATTATGGTTTCTGATCTATCTAACAGTCACAATGATCTATGACGGATTAATCGATCTTGGGGTGATCACGGCAATCTTTTAG
- a CDS encoding GMC family oxidoreductase, giving the protein MKFDYVIIGAGSAGCVIANRLSADPSVSVALVEAGGKDSYPWIHIPVGYFKTMGNPKTDWCYRTQPDPGLNGRAINWPRGKVLGGSSSINGLLYVRGQPQDYDHWRQLGNAGWSWNDVLPLFRRAENWEGTPSPERGVDGPLNVSENKVDWDIIDAWIEAAAKAGYRRTGDYNREDQEGVGFFQMTMKNGRRCSTAAAYLKPVLARKNLHIFTHTHTDRIEFEDKRATAALVRIQGKSQRISARREIILSAGAIGSPQILMLSGIGDQHDLGKHGIAVTHHLPGVGRNLQDHLQARPVFKCNASTINTETKNPLQLVKIALEYAVNRSGPMAMAASLGTAFLKTHPALETPDIQFHLQPFSADNIADGSHNFSAFTASVLQLRPESRGHIELKSSKPEDYPAIYPNYLGTKTDCDTIVAGIKIARAVCRTDPVKSLITEEYAPGPAVADNDDAAILEWARNTSTTIYHPTGTCKMGQDKMAVVDEKLRVFGVRGLRVADASIMPTITSGNTNAPTIMIGEKLSDLILEGAR; this is encoded by the coding sequence TTGAAGTTTGATTACGTCATCATTGGCGCCGGGTCGGCTGGTTGTGTGATTGCCAACCGTCTGTCCGCTGATCCGTCTGTTTCCGTGGCGCTTGTCGAGGCGGGCGGCAAGGATAGCTATCCGTGGATTCACATTCCGGTTGGTTACTTCAAAACCATGGGTAATCCAAAAACTGACTGGTGCTATCGTACCCAGCCTGACCCCGGGTTGAACGGGCGGGCGATCAATTGGCCGCGCGGCAAGGTGCTTGGCGGCAGCAGCTCGATCAACGGACTTTTATATGTTCGTGGGCAACCGCAGGATTATGATCATTGGCGACAGCTTGGCAATGCGGGTTGGAGTTGGAATGATGTGCTGCCGTTGTTCCGGCGAGCCGAAAATTGGGAAGGTACGCCGTCGCCTGAACGCGGTGTTGATGGCCCGTTAAATGTATCTGAAAATAAGGTCGATTGGGACATTATCGACGCGTGGATTGAGGCGGCGGCAAAAGCCGGTTACCGGCGCACGGGCGACTATAACCGTGAAGATCAAGAGGGTGTTGGCTTTTTTCAGATGACGATGAAAAATGGTCGGCGTTGCAGTACGGCTGCGGCCTATCTGAAGCCGGTTCTAGCGCGCAAGAATTTGCATATCTTCACCCATACGCATACTGACCGGATCGAGTTTGAGGACAAGCGCGCCACGGCGGCGTTGGTTCGGATCCAAGGAAAGAGCCAGCGGATCAGCGCGCGCCGTGAAATCATTTTGTCGGCAGGTGCGATTGGATCGCCCCAGATTCTGATGCTGTCCGGCATTGGCGATCAGCATGATCTTGGCAAGCATGGTATCGCCGTAACGCATCATTTACCGGGGGTGGGGCGTAATCTGCAAGACCATCTGCAAGCTCGCCCGGTTTTTAAATGCAACGCCAGCACGATCAATACGGAAACCAAAAACCCGTTACAGCTTGTAAAAATTGCACTGGAATATGCGGTGAACCGATCTGGCCCAATGGCAATGGCGGCCAGCCTTGGTACAGCGTTTTTAAAAACCCATCCGGCGTTAGAAACCCCTGATATCCAGTTTCACCTACAGCCGTTCAGCGCCGATAATATCGCCGATGGCAGCCATAATTTTTCGGCCTTTACCGCCTCGGTTTTGCAATTGCGGCCAGAAAGCAGAGGGCACATCGAACTCAAGTCATCAAAGCCCGAGGATTATCCGGCGATCTATCCGAATTATCTGGGAACCAAAACCGATTGCGACACTATTGTTGCCGGCATCAAGATTGCCCGCGCGGTATGCCGCACCGATCCGGTAAAATCGCTGATCACCGAAGAATATGCGCCGGGGCCAGCGGTCGCAGATAACGATGATGCGGCGATCCTTGAATGGGCGCGCAACACGTCAACAACCATCTATCATCCAACTGGAACCTGTAAAATGGGTCAGGATAAAATGGCGGTTGTTGATGAAAAGCTGCGGGTTTTTGGCGTTCGCGGATTGCGCGTTGCAGATGCGTCGATTATGCCAACCATCACCTCGGGTAATACAAATGCGCCGACCATTATGATTGGTGAAAAACTCTCAGATTTGATCTTGGAGGGGGCGAGATGA
- a CDS encoding IclR family transcriptional regulator produces MTDSTPPNLRILKIFEVIADAGGPLTPSEINEQLDWPKQSLHRLCQTLIAEGYLVKQARRLHPTKRLLSLAAGLAQHATGQTTRHQILQNIAREAGETVNFVRPEIKGMIYADRVETNWPFRVLLPVGTHVPFHCTASGKTYLASLPPKKRRVLLDSLDLRAYTKHTHTSTETLEDELQRISKDGFALDLEEFHDGMVAIAVPVLDSRRRYVAALAIHGPKQRFDFDEAMARRGLLAESAKIISQTFGY; encoded by the coding sequence ATGACCGACTCAACTCCACCAAATTTGCGGATTTTGAAGATATTTGAAGTGATTGCAGATGCCGGAGGCCCTCTGACACCGAGCGAGATCAATGAACAGCTCGACTGGCCCAAACAAAGTCTACACCGACTTTGCCAGACCTTGATTGCCGAAGGGTATCTGGTCAAACAGGCGCGCCGCCTTCACCCGACCAAACGCCTTTTGTCTCTTGCTGCGGGGTTGGCCCAGCACGCCACCGGTCAGACCACGCGCCACCAGATTTTGCAGAATATTGCGCGCGAGGCTGGTGAGACGGTGAATTTCGTCAGGCCAGAAATCAAGGGGATGATCTATGCTGATCGCGTCGAGACGAATTGGCCTTTTCGGGTTCTGCTGCCAGTTGGAACGCATGTGCCGTTTCACTGCACAGCAAGCGGTAAAACCTATCTTGCCAGTCTGCCGCCAAAAAAACGGCGCGTTTTGCTAGATAGCTTGGACCTGCGCGCCTATACAAAACACACCCATACCAGCACCGAAACGCTGGAGGACGAGCTGCAACGGATCAGCAAAGATGGCTTTGCGCTTGATTTGGAGGAATTCCATGATGGCATGGTTGCGATTGCCGTGCCAGTGCTGGACTCGCGCCGGCGTTATGTCGCTGCGCTTGCGATTCATGGGCCAAAACAGCGCTTTGATTTTGACGAAGCGATGGCACGGCGCGGTTTGCTGGCCGAGTCAGCCAAAATCATCTCGCAGACATTTGGCTATTAA
- the tcuB gene encoding tricarballylate utilization 4Fe-4S protein TcuB, with protein MLDPDAASEVTRVMQICNACRYCEGFCAVFPAMTRRRSFDEGDVGYLANLCHNCGACYHACQYAPPHEFGVNVPQALAAARNDSYAAYAWPAPMAGLFRRNGLFVTSVISLGLAITVGVMLAMIAPQLFWGVHVGEGAFYKIMPHTVMAGIPLAISAFVLMSFIMGWRRYWRHTGAKWGGFVDLFDAIKAAASLRHLGGDSSSGVLSGPGCPTGDDRSSNARRIYHQLTMYGFLLCFAATSVGTIYHYVLGREAPYGYLELPVVLGTVGGIILCIGTAGLFVEKRRMHPSVRHDEGLGMDYAFIVSLFFVSFTGLLLLAVRETSYMGVTLAVHLGVVYGFFLILPFSKFVHGLYRFAALIASAGEARRG; from the coding sequence CTGCTTGACCCTGATGCGGCCAGTGAGGTTACCCGGGTCATGCAAATCTGTAACGCCTGTCGTTATTGCGAGGGGTTTTGTGCCGTGTTTCCGGCGATGACCCGTCGTCGTTCATTTGACGAGGGTGATGTCGGCTATCTTGCCAATCTTTGCCATAATTGTGGCGCCTGTTATCATGCGTGCCAATATGCACCGCCGCATGAATTTGGCGTGAATGTGCCGCAGGCGCTGGCGGCGGCGCGGAACGACAGCTATGCCGCCTATGCTTGGCCCGCGCCAATGGCCGGATTGTTCAGGCGTAACGGGCTGTTTGTTACATCGGTAATTTCGCTTGGTTTGGCAATCACCGTTGGGGTGATGCTGGCGATGATTGCGCCGCAGCTATTTTGGGGTGTGCATGTCGGTGAGGGCGCATTTTACAAGATCATGCCGCATACAGTCATGGCAGGTATTCCGCTGGCGATTTCAGCTTTTGTGCTGATGTCGTTTATTATGGGCTGGCGGCGTTACTGGCGCCATACAGGCGCGAAATGGGGCGGCTTTGTCGATCTGTTTGACGCCATCAAGGCTGCGGCGAGTTTGCGCCATCTTGGCGGCGACTCGTCCAGCGGTGTGTTATCGGGGCCGGGCTGCCCGACCGGTGATGACCGGTCAAGCAATGCGCGGCGCATCTATCATCAATTGACGATGTACGGTTTTTTGCTGTGTTTTGCCGCAACCTCGGTTGGCACAATCTATCATTACGTGCTTGGCCGTGAGGCCCCCTACGGCTATCTGGAATTGCCGGTGGTACTTGGCACAGTTGGCGGCATTATTTTGTGTATCGGAACGGCTGGCCTTTTTGTCGAAAAGCGGCGAATGCATCCTTCGGTTCGCCATGATGAAGGGCTTGGCATGGATTACGCTTTTATCGTGTCGCTGTTTTTCGTCAGCTTTACCGGATTGCTGCTGCTTGCAGTCCGCGAGACCAGCTATATGGGCGTGACTTTGGCGGTGCATCTAGGCGTTGTTTACGGGTTTTTCCTGATCCTGCCATTTTCAAAATTTGTGCATGGGCTGTATCGGTTTGCGGCGCTGATCGCCAGTGCAGGTGAGGCGCGTCGCGGTTAG
- the tcuA gene encoding FAD-dependent tricarballylate dehydrogenase TcuA, which translates to MLDNDSQSLFERSWDIVVIGGGNAGVCAAITAAERGCSILVIETAPREFRGGNTRHTRNLRSVHDEPTDVMSDRYTFEEYWDDLMRVTKGVTNEHLAKLTLESSQALMEWLIERGVRFQTALSGTLNLNHTNAFFLGGGRAMLNSLCRHAESVGVQFIYEAEVTDIALENGFCESVDVSWQGQSHRIRCKQLITAAGGFEADLDWLAEGWGDAAKNFLVRGTPYNKGRVLRVLLDRGAQPVGALDQCHAVAIDARAPKYDGGIASRVDGVPFGVVLNNSAERFYDEGEDFWPKRYAIWGRLVAAQPDQIAYAIVDSEGVERFMPSVFTPIVDDTIEGLASQLGIDPTAAKKTIDAFNAACPSGPIDQMILDGKATTGLTPEKTNWSAPLQKPPFYGYPLRPGITFTYMGVAVNDRAQVLMQDGRPAANLFAAGEIMAGNVLGQGYLGGIGMTIGGVFGRIAGAEAARVLNR; encoded by the coding sequence ATGTTAGATAACGACAGTCAGTCTCTTTTTGAAAGATCGTGGGATATCGTGGTTATTGGCGGTGGAAATGCTGGCGTTTGCGCAGCTATTACCGCCGCTGAGCGTGGGTGTTCAATTTTGGTTATAGAGACCGCACCTCGCGAATTCCGTGGTGGCAATACGCGGCATACTCGAAACCTTCGCTCGGTTCATGACGAGCCAACAGATGTTATGTCGGATCGCTACACCTTTGAGGAATATTGGGATGACCTTATGAGGGTTACCAAAGGCGTTACAAATGAGCATCTTGCAAAACTAACATTGGAAAGTTCACAAGCGTTGATGGAATGGTTGATTGAGCGCGGGGTCAGATTCCAAACCGCCTTATCTGGCACATTAAACCTGAACCATACGAATGCCTTTTTCCTTGGCGGTGGCCGGGCAATGCTGAACAGCCTGTGCCGTCATGCGGAGTCGGTTGGGGTGCAGTTCATCTATGAGGCTGAAGTAACCGATATTGCGCTTGAAAACGGCTTTTGTGAGTCGGTTGACGTTTCTTGGCAGGGTCAATCGCATCGTATCCGTTGCAAACAGCTTATTACCGCGGCAGGCGGGTTTGAGGCTGATCTCGATTGGCTGGCCGAGGGCTGGGGAGACGCCGCCAAGAATTTTCTGGTTCGCGGCACGCCGTATAATAAAGGCAGAGTGTTGCGCGTGTTGCTTGATCGTGGGGCACAGCCGGTGGGTGCGCTTGATCAATGCCATGCAGTGGCAATTGACGCCCGCGCGCCGAAATATGATGGCGGAATTGCCAGCCGCGTTGATGGGGTTCCGTTTGGTGTGGTGCTTAATAATAGCGCTGAGCGATTCTATGACGAGGGTGAAGATTTTTGGCCAAAGCGCTATGCGATCTGGGGGCGTTTGGTGGCCGCGCAGCCGGATCAAATTGCCTATGCAATCGTTGACTCTGAAGGGGTGGAACGGTTCATGCCTTCGGTCTTTACACCGATTGTTGACGATACGATTGAGGGGCTGGCAAGCCAGCTCGGCATTGATCCCACTGCGGCAAAGAAAACGATTGATGCGTTCAATGCAGCCTGTCCCTCTGGCCCGATCGACCAGATGATACTCGATGGCAAAGCCACGACTGGCCTGACCCCGGAAAAAACCAATTGGTCGGCACCACTTCAAAAGCCGCCTTTCTACGGATACCCGCTGCGACCAGGGATTACCTTTACCTATATGGGGGTTGCGGTGAATGATCGGGCGCAGGTTTTGATGCAGGATGGCAGGCCTGCGGCAAATCTTTTTGCTGCCGGTGAAATTATGGCCGGAAATGTTCTTGGCCAAGGGTATTTGGGCGGAATTGGCATGACAATCGGCGGCGTCTTTGGCCGCATTGCAGGAGCGGAGGCGGCACGTGTCCTTAACCGATAA
- a CDS encoding GntR family transcriptional regulator, whose amino-acid sequence MSTDWAAHDLIVQDHYGNNLSATARIRHILLAAITAGDIGPGARLKEIDLGQKLGVSRTPLREAIAGLKAEGILSIGDDGGLRVRKLGYQDIHALYQFRTELEAMAAALAATQASPAEREFIAEIRARETSLVIADSDPAALAKINGQFHQSIALASHNSFLIETLQRLSTLMVLLGPTAYSLSVRVREIGTEHDAINAAIQTHDPVAAKLAAGTHLQNAVKARLQIIATGHKENID is encoded by the coding sequence ATGTCAACAGACTGGGCGGCACATGACCTAATTGTACAGGATCATTACGGCAACAATCTATCGGCGACGGCGCGGATAAGGCATATTCTGCTGGCGGCGATTACGGCGGGTGATATTGGACCGGGTGCGCGGCTAAAAGAAATTGACCTTGGGCAAAAGCTAGGGGTCAGCCGGACCCCGCTTCGCGAAGCTATTGCAGGGCTCAAGGCTGAGGGCATTCTGTCGATCGGTGACGATGGTGGGCTGCGGGTGCGCAAGCTTGGCTATCAGGACATCCACGCGCTCTATCAATTCCGCACCGAATTGGAAGCGATGGCGGCCGCGTTGGCCGCAACACAAGCAAGCCCAGCCGAACGAGAATTTATTGCCGAGATCAGAGCTCGCGAAACGAGCCTTGTCATTGCAGACAGTGATCCGGCAGCTCTTGCCAAAATCAACGGTCAGTTTCATCAATCGATCGCTCTTGCCAGTCACAATTCTTTTCTGATCGAAACCTTGCAGCGCCTCAGCACCCTGATGGTTTTGCTTGGCCCGACCGCCTATAGCCTGAGCGTGCGTGTGCGTGAAATCGGCACCGAACATGATGCGATAAATGCCGCCATTCAGACGCATGATCCAGTCGCAGCCAAGCTGGCAGCCGGAACGCATTTACAAAATGCTGTCAAGGCGCGCCTGCAAATCATCGCAACTGGCCATAAGGAAAATATTGATTAG
- a CDS encoding AbrB family transcriptional regulator, whose protein sequence is MRPVLSDIPNIIVTATIAFGTGYAFQFIGLPAPFLLGSLFGVWIIGAAVPPIQTRIGIPRWLHVPVILGLGTLIGANFRPDVLAHIGSAGITVAAMIFATVLATLVGLFYLMRVRKYSFVMALLSCIPGGQAEVIVMSRDLVEKDYVVALFHLVRVALVFCSTPLILALVEGQAAVAASNTALLAMPSIVNIDIETMLTFLAIATFSLPLARLLRIPMPHLIGPLLFSSLLHIIGWVELPRISEFVIIAQIIIGGSVGGRLARVPFIELSVYLRDAMVNSVIILLAYGGTAYAIAALTGVDFIMMLLAFVPGGLYEVTLLALIFGFDVAFVAFHHTIRVMLVFISLPFIVAYAQKRNLIPNNAKSPH, encoded by the coding sequence ATGCGGCCCGTGCTGTCGGATATCCCAAACATCATTGTTACCGCAACCATTGCCTTTGGTACCGGCTATGCCTTTCAGTTTATTGGCCTGCCTGCACCGTTCCTGCTTGGTAGTCTTTTTGGCGTTTGGATTATCGGCGCGGCCGTGCCGCCCATTCAAACCCGTATCGGCATTCCGCGCTGGCTTCATGTGCCGGTTATTCTTGGGCTTGGCACATTGATCGGGGCCAATTTCCGGCCCGATGTTCTGGCGCATATAGGATCGGCTGGCATTACTGTTGCGGCAATGATTTTTGCAACGGTTCTGGCGACCTTAGTTGGCCTTTTTTATCTGATGCGGGTGCGTAAATACAGCTTTGTGATGGCTTTATTGAGCTGCATTCCGGGCGGCCAGGCAGAGGTGATCGTGATGAGCCGCGATCTGGTGGAAAAAGACTATGTTGTGGCATTATTTCATCTGGTGCGTGTTGCACTTGTATTCTGCTCAACCCCTTTGATCCTCGCATTGGTTGAGGGTCAGGCAGCGGTTGCGGCGTCAAATACGGCCCTGCTGGCCATGCCAAGCATCGTCAACATCGATATAGAGACCATGCTGACGTTTTTGGCGATTGCCACATTCAGCTTGCCACTAGCGCGGCTGCTCCGTATTCCGATGCCGCATCTAATCGGGCCCCTATTGTTCAGCTCGTTACTCCATATCATCGGATGGGTCGAGTTACCGCGGATTAGTGAATTTGTTATCATCGCCCAGATCATCATTGGCGGGTCGGTTGGCGGGCGGCTGGCGCGGGTACCATTTATCGAGCTATCTGTCTATTTACGCGATGCTATGGTCAATTCGGTCATCATATTGCTGGCCTATGGCGGCACTGCTTATGCAATCGCCGCCCTGACCGGTGTTGATTTCATTATGATGCTTCTCGCCTTTGTTCCCGGCGGCCTTTATGAAGTGACCTTGCTGGCTTTGATATTCGGATTTGATGTCGCCTTTGTCGCCTTTCATCATACGATTAGAGTGATGTTGGTATTCATCAGCCTGCCGTTTATCGTCGCCTATGCACAGAAACGAAACCTCATTCCAAATAACGCAAAATCACCGCATTAA
- a CDS encoding D-2-hydroxyacid dehydrogenase family protein, translating to MKIAILDDWLDCALTSCDWSRLGEHVQIDIFRDTITGDPLVARLQPYDIICMMRERTPITAAVMDKLPNLKGIVTSGMRNAALDIDAAKARNIMLSGTGSPGHATSELAFSLIAMQARHLFESATSMRNGGWQTHLGRDLRGSNLGILGLGRLGGQLANYAKVFGMNIQAWSQNLTVERCNEVGVSYVDRDTLFKTSDFISIHLKLSDRVRHLVAAKELAMMKPDAYLVNTSRAPIIDMQALTTALATGQIAGAAIDVYDLEPVPADDPLRKTPNLLMTPHIGYVTRETMAIFYGETLEAVAAMIAGQPIRGL from the coding sequence ATGAAAATAGCAATTCTCGATGACTGGCTTGATTGCGCGTTAACCAGCTGTGACTGGAGCCGACTTGGCGAACATGTCCAAATCGACATATTTCGCGACACCATCACCGGCGATCCGCTTGTTGCACGCTTGCAGCCCTATGACATCATTTGCATGATGCGCGAGCGCACCCCCATTACCGCTGCCGTAATGGATAAGCTGCCTAACCTAAAGGGCATTGTGACCAGCGGCATGCGAAATGCAGCACTGGATATTGATGCGGCCAAAGCCCGAAACATCATGCTAAGTGGCACCGGATCACCTGGCCATGCGACCTCAGAGCTTGCCTTTAGCCTAATTGCAATGCAGGCCCGCCACCTCTTTGAGAGCGCAACTTCAATGCGCAATGGCGGCTGGCAGACACATCTTGGGCGTGATCTTCGCGGTAGCAATCTTGGCATTTTAGGGCTTGGCCGCCTCGGAGGACAGCTCGCCAATTATGCCAAGGTTTTTGGCATGAATATTCAGGCGTGGTCGCAGAACCTGACGGTTGAGAGGTGTAACGAGGTCGGTGTTTCCTATGTTGATCGCGATACGTTGTTCAAAACTTCGGACTTTATCTCAATCCATTTGAAACTATCTGATCGGGTTCGTCACCTGGTCGCGGCAAAAGAATTGGCGATGATGAAGCCAGACGCATATTTAGTAAATACATCACGCGCCCCAATCATTGATATGCAGGCATTGACCACCGCGCTCGCCACCGGACAAATTGCCGGCGCGGCAATTGATGTTTATGATCTTGAACCTGTGCCAGCAGATGATCCCTTGCGTAAAACACCCAATCTGTTGATGACCCCCCATATAGGTTATGTCACGCGCGAGACTATGGCAATTTTCTACGGTGAGACCCTCGAAGCAGTTGCGGCAATGATTGCTGGCCAGCCGATCCGCGGCTTATAG